The Larimichthys crocea isolate SSNF chromosome XXI, L_crocea_2.0, whole genome shotgun sequence genomic sequence CACCGCTGATTGAACTCTTTATAAAATGGTCTCAACTAAAACatgcatgtctgtttttaaaagcacGCTTTCACAATATGGTGAATGTCATTTTCTCACAACATATATACCTGCCCTTTATATAGCTtatgtacatgcatacagtcaaatcacttacacacacatgcgtcCCTTATCTACCGTAAGGGAGAGGGTCGTTAACTGCACTAACGgaatgctttttttatttgtattatgaCATATTTATAGAAGGCAAAAAGACAGACGCATCATTTAAAGACCAGTTTTGTCATTAAAGTCTGTAAAAAGAATCAACtatgaagaaagaaagtgagtcAAATCAAAGGGAATTATATCTAAGagtatatgcacacatacattatCCAGATGAAAGTCATTTGTAGAAAAAGAATCTCTTAGTAACGTATCATACTTTAGAGATAATCATTTTATGCCCACACAGTTAtattatgaacatttaaaaaattaaaaatatgattttgctTATGTTATGTCTTGCTTATATACCTTTCTATGAGTCTACGGTAACTTCTTGAAactttaattatgttttgtcAGCAGATATTCCTTACCTTAATGAAGCCCAATGTACAAGCAGACATTTGACTAATTggtctactttttttttctctctccttcatctttGCATATATAGCAACATCACAATGAAGCACTTCTATgaagagacaagagacaaaacCCCTTTACAAGAGGATACATACGTATGCAATGCAGCAGATAAAAATTAGATGACATATGGGGCACAAGCTCCATCAATCAAGTCATCTTTATCGagcaggaaaaaacattttgtgggtGTTTTAAAGTGATTTTCTTGAATATTGAAAGTATGCTgacagtttttcatttcatagcAGAAACAGCTGGAACCTGTTGCCCGTTAACAAGGGCTCTGCTATCtggaaataattaatcaatttttttttatattttatgttaatttCAATTGAGTGAATTGTCAAAATAAATTGACTGAACTTTCTCTTCATATGTGTATTATTTTAAGTGGGATCATTTAGTTTCTATACTGATTCCACAATCATCTAATTCAACCAGACTCTTGAAGTTGATTAGCCTGGTTAACATTTGCTCCTGCGCGGGTCTGGAAGGGTTAATCAGGCCGGGAACTTGGAGACCTCCGGGTCAGTATCCCTCTATCTGCATGAAGGACTTGGTGAAGGCAGAGATAAGATGAAAGACgacttttatttcagttttgacTGTTTTAGTGTGAGAGGGCTTTTCATGCCGTCAGCAggacaacctttttttttctctttctcttttttttccccctttttacctcgaagcttcttttttttcatatgcaAGAAATCCTGAACCCAGTTCACGCTGATAGTTGTTAATCTGTTGACTTTACCCTGTTTTGTCCATGTCCGCGCATGTTGGCATATAACAAGAATAACCAATCGCAGAGCACGTGTCAGTTTAACCTGATACACGagtgagagttttttttttaacccccctccccccctcacCCACCCGTAAATCTCAACTATTATCTACTCACTATCGATTAATTAAACTACACTTATCCCAATCAGCACATCTCCATTGCTGTGTTCCAGAGGCGTGTGCTTTGTTTTACTAACAATAATAAAGTGATTTAGTCCTTCCACCAGCCAGAGCATGGGAAATCGTTAAAGATCCAGCTATTTGTGTGTGATCAGTAAATATTTAGTGCAGGCGACGTCCTCTGTCTCGTCTTAATCGATACTGGTCCCGTTGGGCAGCGCTATTGTTGTGTGCATGGCAGGCTTGCTGAGCACATAGTGCTTTTATCCTCTGCTTGAAGGCAGAACAACTACTAATCACACAAAGGAAACTTTTAAAACcgggaaataaaaacagcagcacaagactttttttttttttttttttttttttggagggaggGTGTTTAATAGCAAATCAATTGTGTTGgtgtgtaaatgtttatgtGTGGAGAAAAAGTGCTCAATTTTTCAACCCAGTATAGATTTACGCGAGGTTAATTGGGGCTATTATCATTTCTTATATAGCTCTTTTTATTCTCTGCATTATGTATAATTGCTAGAGGTGtagctataaataaaaaaatagaaataaaacatatataatttattgtttaCTTAGTCTATATCTTTATTGTTTATACAATAATTCCATATTATATTTACTAATATTAATTGAAGCCAATTAATAATAcgcatgaataataataatatctaaaTAGACTGTTGTTTTAGAGGCTCTTGTTAACTATACtggatgtttattttgtaataaaattataattttggcatttttaatTACAGCTCTAATCACAGGTCTTATTGCGTCTTTACTTCCAACCTCCTTCCATATAATTTCTAATAAGCACATTCTCATAATGCATGCTCGCCACACTTAAAGACAGGTGTCTGTTCTGacttctccccctccctccctcctcagtATAGCCCACACAAAGCAGCGGCGTACAAGCGCGTTTTGGCCATATTACTGTAGGAGAGAAAAGGCGCACAGGATCTCTGCTTGCTGTAAAGCCTACTTATCGTTTCCACAGGCAGTCAAATGATCATTCTGCACGGACGACACGACAACTTATATTTCCAATTTCTCGCTCAACAACACATAACGTCAATCAGTTGCTTGTTTCGGCTCTCCAAAGTTTTTGCATGATCAGACATTGCAAATTTTCCAATAAACAgcgtggtttttttttttttctgtgtttgatccCGTCTGTTGGAGAGGACGCTTTGCCAGTTTCAATCTGAGCACTGTGTCGAAAAAGAGAAGACTAAATATATTCTGaataagagagagaagatgCATCCCGCTACGGACGAATCAGCAACATATGCATTTGGTAGGTTTGTTACTATAACAATACAACCTCCTGCCTCACTCTCACTATTAAATCACTTTATGAATGGCTATTTGCAAAGTGGTTGGGCTTATTTTGATCAGCATATAAATTATCACTTGGATAATAAGCGAGAATGTCTGACAGAGTCTCGTAGTCAATGCGCACTGTGGAAATATCGTCTCTGTACGTTGGTCTgtgctctgtctgcagcagtcaatgtcttttattttaacagataCGCCTGAGCGATTATTTAgacaatatttaatttacagcaGAGGAATAAAACATTGCTACTTTACCCATTTATCCGAATAAAGTGTGCAAAATGTATACTTACCATTTGAAGCAAAGCTGGATCCTCGGTATGGAGCTACCTTGcggtgtatttttatttacagactCTCCATGTTCACGGGATCTGTAAATAAAACCGACAAAATAGTCATGCAGACAAAATATAATTGGCTAATTTGTTTTAGAATAAAGACATAATTGGTCTAAATACCACCGCTGGGACTGTCTGAAGTGGCAAAAAAGTAAATCCAACTTTGGCAACTCTCAAAGCTTTGCCGTCCAAGTCAtgtaaaacagaatttaaacaaacagtcatCAGTTTAAAATGGTGCTCGTTAGTTTGGTCGATGCGGGAGACGAGACTGAAGCAGTTTCCGTGTCGGATGGCTCCTCTAAATTGAATCTTATTTGAAGCAAAACTTCATACGCTAGGGGGCACCCATATACTGTAATAGATCCTGGGACAATGCATGCTGccgacgctgctgctgctgctgctctctatAGACTAACACACAGCTCTATAGGCTTTAGGTTCATCTATATGATGAAGTTTTACCTGCAGTTCAAGTTTGATAGCCTCCGGGCATAAAGTGAGCCAGCCTGttagaatacaaaaaaaaaaaaaaaaaaaaaaaaaaaagattaaccaTGTAGGCAGCAACCACTGACCCCGTTTTACATGCACGGCATCCctcactgtgtttgtcattATCACAAACTGTAGATTATCTTTATTAAAGAGCAACATCTGACACACGGTATGAAGTATCCAAATAGCCACAAACAGCTTTTTATATGGTTGTTTATCAGGAAGCGGCTTAACTTTCATTTTAACCTTAATGTGAAGGGCATGGCCTTTAACCTcaagtgacatttttttaaattgtagtCTCTATTCAAAGCTACTTCTTTCACGTTTTGGTCCACATCAAAGCCAAACTTTGACTTTTGAGACCcagatttggccttttctgACCTGGTGTGTTTGAGGATATTTGTGGCCAGGAGGATTTTTAGCAGGCTACAGCTGGTGATGTCAGTAGCCTATCATAACATTTTTCTAAGAGGTGTGGATTGTGATGAATGGTACCTGGTGTGATGAGAAGCTCTAATAGGTATATTAGCCTGTACAAATAAAGGAAGTTGGACTTAATGTGGAGAAAATTGTAGAAACTCAACAAACGTGGCATTATTATTGTCTTGCTCACATGGTGGGTGACCCCTGTGTGCACACGCATACACCAAATAAGTCATTTCATGCtgttttatgtacatttatTCTAAATAACGTCGACACTCTTACAAGTGCGGGTGCCTTATTtctcattgtgtgttttgtctttattgcCACACTCATAAAAGAGTAAGATAAGAGCACAATAGATAGTTAGTGTTATTGTAATGAGAACATATTGTGGTGCACCTGTgtggaagagacaaaaaaaatgtctttttggaTATTTCATCTTGTTGCAGCAACTGGAGattttttagcttttttcttcatgacatttttttattattatttatttatttatttattttgccgGGCTTGCATGCTGAGAATAGCCTATAGTCTGGGCGAACAGAGTGACTAGAAATTGATTCCTCTTtctaccaccaccaccccccccctgAAAATCGTCTCCTTTTAGGACCAAGCGGCCCTCTCGACCTCCATGCTGGCTCTGGCAAGGTACCAAGTAGCACAAGTGCCGACTAGCCAATGGGGTTCAGGGGGAGGTCCCTGAGCTCTGACCAGTCAAACACACTCTCCTTCCTTATATGGCAGCTGATCTCCATGGTAACGTGTGCTAAGTTGCAGCAGTCGTGTCAAAGTTCACTATATAGAGAGCTCAGTGAGCTGATCAGAGAGAAAGCATTCTGCCAGCCCGGCTCCTACCAATCGCAAATCACTTCCTAACCTCCGCCTTTTTAACATATTTGATCACTTTGATTCTCTACTCCTTTTTTCCCTATTATTTTTCGGTCCACGGAGGAGGTTTGCAGGTTgtgatctttgttttttttctttttcgggggtgttttttgttttagtgctttcgctttttttttttagtggggggagagacagagacagagacagagagagagagagagagttgtctTCATATTCCAGGCTCTCTCAAAACATTGGCTTCAGCTGCGCGCTTGCTGGTGCTACCTCAtaggaagaaaaaggaagaagacgcaaattttttttttctttctacccCCCCAGTTGGTGATTTTCTTCAAGACTTGTGCTGGAACTTGATAGTAGCTGCTACAGTGTGTGCTCACcaattgttgttttcttgctgcTGCAGGCACGGTCTCACCAAACCTGCTCCATCATTCACTGAATAGTCCATGCTACCTCGGTTGATCCTTTTAATAATTAGACTACCTTTCCCATTGATGGGTGTACTGGATGGCTGACTGTAAGCGCCCCTGGACTTGGCCTTTAAGCGCAAGGCAGCGACTCAGCTCGCCATCGCATCAGTTTTGAAAAACGTGCTTCGCAACGTCTCCAACAGCAATAAATCGACAGTTTTTCGGGAGATCCAGAGTGGATTCAACGTAGGCtagatttgacattttgtgtgtcCGGCTGTTAATCACAGTTTACCGCGTTTCCTTGAGACATTATCCACCGCGACACCAAAACGGCAGACAAAAAGTTTCTTTACGTTGACTGATAGATATGGCAATGGTAGTGTGGAGAGGCTCCCAGGACGATGTGGCTGACACCCAAGGCACCCTTTCCTCGCAAACCCAAGGAGGACTATCTCTTCCCACCCCTCAACCAGGCCAGTTGAATCTgacagcctctcaggtcgccCCTCCGACCCCTCAGACTCCGGTCCAAGGACCCCCGAACAACACACAGTCCACGCCGACGAACCAGACGACGCAGCAGTCGGAGAAACAGCCACAGCACATTGAATGTGTGGTCTGTGGGGATAAATCCAGTGGCAAACACTATGGCCAGTTTACTTGCGAGGGGTGCAAAAGCTTCTTCAAACGGAGCGTACGACGGAACCTCACTTACACATGCCGTGCCAACAGGAATTGTCCAATCGACCAGCACCACCGCAATCAGTGTCAGTACTGCCGCCTCAAAAAATGCCTTAAAGTCGGCATGAGACGGGAAGGTATTgggactttttgttttcttatatcatatatgtgtgtttgtgcgtctgtATGCTTTTCCCAGACATGAAACCATGTCGCCCCCCATAGCCTGCTCTCTGTCCCGGCTGTTCTCTCTGAGGCTGTGCGGCTGGAGCACGCCATGGAGCCGCTCTCTCTGCTGTGGTCGAGACGGGGCTCGCCGGATCTTCCCTCTTTAGCGTTGCGTTATTGTACTCCAGCTCCAGCGCAATAATATCTATGCATTTCACAAATAAGATCCGACCCCGTGCTCAGGCTTATCAAAATTATATTTAGATGAATCCACGATGAGCGTAGAGATACATCTGTACAGATTGTACAATATAGCCTTTCTGCGCTATTATGGCGAGTATCGAATTAAGAGATAGCGTGTTCAGGCTACATCTCAACAATCTACCCTGCACTGTCTTACTCAGTGTATCTCAATCTGAGACCCCCACCCGCTTGAATTATGCATACAAAGGCTCCATTTAAGCGCAagaatttatttgaatattagtCGAAAAATAGGCCTGCATCATGTATGGTAAAGCGAGATGAATTGCTAAGTAGGTTAAGGGTTAAACATGCAAGGTCTCCCTTGCCCTCTTTGTGTTCCTTCACAGCCAGCTCATGTTGCTGTTGCTGAATAACATCATTTTAAAGCGAGACATGTGTGTGGCTTGTGTTCAACGCGTTTAAAGCGCATCCCATGTGTTTCACTACAAGATTAGTCTCACTATTATCAATGCAgcctgtctttaaaaaaaaaagaaaaaaaaactccaatgcaataacataatgtgtgtgtgtgtgtgtgtgcgtgtgtgtgttttggtgttacACAGCCTAGCAAACATGCAGTGTGTCATTTATTATATCCTGGTGTAAGCTTTTGATTGagttgttttttcctccctgtacttgtaaaatgttaaatatttaaagtgctCCGAGTGATTGTGTGAAAATTAGTAGAATTCAGGCTTCAATATctgtagtttctctttttaCTGCAGCCGTGCAAAGGGGACGGGTGCCACCCACACAGCCACACCACGGTCAGTTCGCCTTGACAAATGGAGACCCACTGCACTGCCATTCCTACTTATCCGGATATATCTCTCTTCTGTTGAGAGCGGAGCCCTACCCGACGTCCCGGTATGGCAGTCAATGCATGCAGCCCAACAACATAATGGGCATCGAGAACATTTGTGAACTAGCAGCCAGGATGCTCTTCAGCGCCGTGGAGTGGGCCAGGAATATTCCCTTCTTTCCAGACCTTCAGATCACAGACCAGGTGGCTCTGCTGAGGTTGACGTGGAGTGAGTTATTTGTGCTCAACGCCGCGCAGTGCTCCATGCCCCTGCATGTGGCTCCTCTCCTGGCGGCGGCTGGCCTTCACGCCTCCCCCATGTCTGCGGACAGAGTGGTGGCCTTTATGGACCACATTAGGATCTTCCAAGAACAAGTGGAAAAGCTCAAAGCTTTGCACGTTGACTCTGCTGAATATAGCTGCTTAAAGGCAATTGTGCTCTTCACCACAGGTAAGACAATAGACGGGGCACACTCCAAGTTCAAAAGCCTGTGTGAATGTCACTAACGTACACACTGACATCAGCTAAATCAACGCTGACCTAAATATATCTGCACTTGCTAGAGGTTGTTGCTTGTCTTAGATGAACACCATGCTTAAACATTCACCTATACAGCCTTCGTggtcaagtctttttttttttttagactaataatttctaataaaaaaaacacatgattaaTCAAGTGATCtatcagacacacactcagggaTAAACTGGAAATCATGGCATGACCACGCAAgagattttttaattaaattgcCAGCAAAATAGAGGAAAGTGCAGCCTGGCTGAAAACCTCACAACATATCCACGAGTTAAATAACACTGATAACTTCACAATAATTGCCTTAGGCGTCATAAAATCTAGCTGTTCAAACACTTTTTTGAGAATCCAAATAGCCTGCAGATGAATTGCtacactttgattttttttattttttttattattttttttaacgccATTTATCAATGTGTGTATACCCCACGTCTTGTTTGTAGGGAATGACAGATATAAATGATGTCAGGCTCCGAGGGGGAGgggaatagaaaaaaaaaagaaaaaagaaagacaagccTAATGTCCCATTTGCACACAGTAAAAGCAAAGCGCAGGTTTCAACGCTCTCTTGTCATTTAGAGGGGGGGTTAGACGAGACAGACACGTCCGAGAGAAAGCATGCAGCACCCATGCACACCCTGTAATAGAAGATATGCTAGTATCCAACTGTATTGTGTGATATTGAGCAGTGACAAAAGGGGcggctttgatttttttattttttatttgcagaaatATTCTCTGCGCCTTATAGTACTCAAGGTGTCTCTGGACTTGCTCCAGATTTAGGTCATGACCCGAGCCTCCCTGCTATTTTGTTACATTAGCTACACCATTAAAgaggaaaatatatattagtatatagtATGCAAGGGATTTAGAGTAGATGCATGTCTTTGATATGATCTCATACCTGCGAGCCATCAGCCATTGTACTATTTCATTTAACTCAAGCAGccctctgttgttttcttgaTGGCTTGTTAGCCCATTCtttaaggaacaaaaaaaaatcatatttcatattattattgaGCCTTTATGAGGCCACGATGGCTTAATTTGTCTTCTCCATACCTGAGTCCCGGAGGCTTGAACCTGAGCTGGTGTGTTGTAGCTTGAATGACACGCCTTTGCTACTT encodes the following:
- the nr2f2 gene encoding COUP transcription factor 2 isoform X3; the encoded protein is MHPATDESATYAFAVQRGRVPPTQPHHGQFALTNGDPLHCHSYLSGYISLLLRAEPYPTSRYGSQCMQPNNIMGIENICELAARMLFSAVEWARNIPFFPDLQITDQVALLRLTWSELFVLNAAQCSMPLHVAPLLAAAGLHASPMSADRVVAFMDHIRIFQEQVEKLKALHVDSAEYSCLKAIVLFTTDACGLSDVAHVESLQEKSQCALEEYVRSQYPNQPTRFGKLLLRLPSLRTVSSSVIEQLFFVRLVGKTPIETLIRDMLLSGSSFNWPYMSIQ
- the nr2f2 gene encoding COUP transcription factor 2 isoform X1 gives rise to the protein MAMVVWRGSQDDVADTQGTLSSQTQGGLSLPTPQPGQLNLTASQVAPPTPQTPVQGPPNNTQSTPTNQTTQQSEKQPQHIECVVCGDKSSGKHYGQFTCEGCKSFFKRSVRRNLTYTCRANRNCPIDQHHRNQCQYCRLKKCLKVGMRREVSLFTAAVQRGRVPPTQPHHGQFALTNGDPLHCHSYLSGYISLLLRAEPYPTSRYGSQCMQPNNIMGIENICELAARMLFSAVEWARNIPFFPDLQITDQVALLRLTWSELFVLNAAQCSMPLHVAPLLAAAGLHASPMSADRVVAFMDHIRIFQEQVEKLKALHVDSAEYSCLKAIVLFTTDACGLSDVAHVESLQEKSQCALEEYVRSQYPNQPTRFGKLLLRLPSLRTVSSSVIEQLFFVRLVGKTPIETLIRDMLLSGSSFNWPYMSIQ
- the nr2f2 gene encoding COUP transcription factor 2 isoform X2, with amino-acid sequence MAMVVWRGSQDDVADTQGTLSSQTQGGLSLPTPQPGQLNLTASQVAPPTPQTPVQGPPNNTQSTPTNQTTQQSEKQPQHIECVVCGDKSSGKHYGQFTCEGCKSFFKRSVRRNLTYTCRANRNCPIDQHHRNQCQYCRLKKCLKVGMRREAVQRGRVPPTQPHHGQFALTNGDPLHCHSYLSGYISLLLRAEPYPTSRYGSQCMQPNNIMGIENICELAARMLFSAVEWARNIPFFPDLQITDQVALLRLTWSELFVLNAAQCSMPLHVAPLLAAAGLHASPMSADRVVAFMDHIRIFQEQVEKLKALHVDSAEYSCLKAIVLFTTDACGLSDVAHVESLQEKSQCALEEYVRSQYPNQPTRFGKLLLRLPSLRTVSSSVIEQLFFVRLVGKTPIETLIRDMLLSGSSFNWPYMSIQ